In Pseudoalteromonas tetraodonis, the genomic window GTGTCGTTAATTATGCTCGATATCGATCTTTTTAAACAAGTGAACGACCGATATGGTCATGAAACTGGCGACGAAGCAATAAAGTGGATTGCACAACATATTAACGAATTGTTTTTTGAAGCAGGCATTACCGCTCGAATTGGCGGAGAAGAGTTTGCTATTTTCCTTAATCAAAAAAATCTTACTCAAGCAAGGCAGTTAGCCCAAAAGCTATGCAGAAGTATTGATCAATATCCCTTTTATTTTAACGGTAATAGTATTGCACTGTCTGTTAGTGCTGGAGTAAGTAGCGCACTTATTCGCGATTTAAATATGCAAGAGCTGCTATTGCAAGCTGATAAACGCCTTTACCTTGCTAAAGAAACGGGCCGAAATAAAGTTGTTACTCATGATGAAAAAAGCGCGCTCATGAATAGCCACTCTGCCATTATTTAATTTAGCAATAAAAAAAGCGGGGTCAAACCTGACCCCGCTTTATAATCAAACCAATTAATTTTATTACTTACTGATCCAAGGCGTTACTTTAACTACCTCGTTTATATCAGCCAATACTTTTGTGTCGTTTTGCCAGCTGTCTGTTACTTCAAAATAACATACTGATTCTTCGCATGTTATGCGCTCATCATCAAATTGTTTAGGCGCATTAAAAGTAACAACCACCCCTTTTTGCTCAGGCAGTAAAAACCACATTAGTTTGCTAACAAAAAAGCCCGACAAGTCTGTTAAAAGCGCTTCAAGCTCATTATTAATGGTTAATAATGATTGCTTTGAAAAGGTTAGCCCTTCTAGCTCGTTGGCCTCTATTTGGAGCTTTAACTGACAATCATGAATCGGATTTTTAGGCTGAACCACAATCACCGCTTTGTCAGTATCGAGCTGCTTATCATACGGTAATAACAGTTGCGCTTTGTCAGTGTAATTAAGCGGGTACTCATTTTTTTCAGTTAAAATAGTCCCGCTTTTGATACTACATACTTCGTTAGTACCAATATCGCTAATATAAAAGTTTACGCGGGCGTACTGAAAATCGCCTTTGTTTACTACTTTTAAACGGTCGTAAAAACCGTCATACGACATAACAAACTCTTTAGCATAGGTGTTATTTGCCGCTATTGCTAAAAAGCAGGTCGCTATAGTCGTAACTAATTTTAATACTGGTTTATTCATCAAAGTACGCTCGGTTTTGATTGATCATCGTATTTAGCTCTTCAATATACGCTTCACCACGCTCTGAGTAGGACATCAGCCCAAGGGTTAGCTTAGTCGCCTTAATTGGCTTTTGCTGTGCGCGTAAATCTTCACGTATACTGCGTAATTGTTTATAGGCATTATGCGTATTAATATTTCTAAAATATGACGTTACAGCAGCGCGAACCGATTTAAATGCAGCCACTTCATGCTCGGCTTCATTATTACGTCTTCTTGGCACCATGCCACAGCCTTTTTTGTAGCACCATTGGCCAAAAAAGTTTAAGCCTATTCGGGCAAAGCGTGAGGTACCCCATGCCGACTCATTAGCAGCTTGCATTAGGGCAAGTTCTTTAGGAATAATATCTACACGGCGCAGCGCTTGAGTTAGTGTAAGCGTGTCTAAGGTTTCAGGTAAGCGGTATAATTTAAGTATTTTTTTAATATCGCTCGCTTGTTTTTTACTTAACGGCTCGTCGTGTTCTAGCATCATGCGCGCAATTTCAATGTTTGCACGTTGCTGTAAAATCTTTTTGTTTTCGGCTTCTACATGGGGCTTAATGAAGTTAAAAAACGCATGCTTTTTCTCTTTTACATCGGTGTATTCTGAGAATTTTGGCAACTTAACATTGTGCAATGGTTTTTCTTTCTTCTTTTCTTTTTTAATGTCGTCAGCACGTGTTTGTTCATCTGAAACAAACTCATCAGTTTGTATAAATGGATGAGTAAGTGCCCAAATAACAAGGGCGGCTAACAACAACTGAAAAATAGTTTTTAACATGTATTATCTCAATTAAACTCTAAGTTATGTATGGTGTAGTCACATACATACGAACACTCATTATACCTAAGCCACTTTATAAACGCGAATACCGAACAACTGAATAAAATTCATACGCCTATTGTGAGTTATTTATAATATACTAAGCGTTAAAGTCGTAGATATAGAGATAGGTTGTGACATGGATAAACAGTGGCAAAATAGAATAATTGAACAATATAAGCACCGCCCAAACGATAACCGCTCTCCTTGGCAAATAGACCGCTCTCGAATTATTCATGCTGCAGCATTTAGACGCCTTCAAGCCAAAACTCAAATAATGGGTATTGGTTTAAATGACTTTTATCGCACACGTCTTACCCATTCTTTAGAAGTATCGCAAATAGGCACGGGCATATTACGTCACTTAAAAGCCCAGCACCCTCGTTTTGAACATTTTCCATCAACCGGATTACTCGAAACCTTATGTTTAGCGCACGACATCGGCCATCCCCCCTTTGGGCACGGCGGAGAAATTGCACTTAACTACATGATGCGTGATCATGGCGGGTTTGAAGGTAACGCACAAACGCTACGAATAGTCGCCAAACTAGAGCCTTATAGTAATGGCTATGGCATGAACTTAACAAGGCGCACATTATTAGGGTTTATAAAGTACCCTGGTTTTATCGATCAGTTGTGGTACAACATTCCCAAAGTAGATAAACAACGCGCGTTTATAAAAGCCGACGACTGGCGACCTGCTAAAGGTATTTACAATGACGATGCACCTATATTTAATTGGATCATTGAACCACTGAGTCAAAATGATAAAGCATTATTAACCAGCCAAAATATTGTAGATTCATACCGAGCTAAAACACGCTATAAATCTCTCGATAGTGCCATTATGGAACTGGCTGATGACATTGCCTATGCCGTACACGACCTTGAAGATGCCATAGCCACCGATGTGTTAAGCCTAGACGATTGGTTAACCCATGCATTGCCGCACTTACAAGCACTCAACTATGATTGGTTAAATACGCTACTTAAATCACTTACAGAGCGATTATTTTCAAGGCACGAACATGAACGCAAAGATGCCATTGGTGAATTAGTAAATACCTTTATTATTCATATTCATTTAGACATACAAAACGATGCCTTTGAATGCCCTATTTTAAAGCACACCGCTAAATTAGATCAGCAATACGAAAACGTATTACAAATACTTAAACATTTTGTATTTCAACGCTTGATACGCGATCCACAAATGCAACAAATAGAATTTAAAGGGCAGAACCTGCTTATTGAACTGTTTACCGCATTTGCCAGCGATCCAATGCGGTTATTACCCGAAACCACGCAAGCACTTTACCTAGAAGCCGAAAAACACCATCAAGGCATGCGAATTATTTGTGACTACTTAAGCGGTATGAGTGACGAATACGCTTATAAAACTTATCAACGGTTGTTCTCTCCCATACAATAAAGTAGTGAGCATAAAAAAAAGCCGAGTCATTTAAGTAACTCGGCTTTTCGTTAGCTTATAAAGTCACATTAAAGTGATTTAATGCCCATGTTGTAAAGCGTAAAACCGTACATGTCGGCATAAAGGTCAATAATTTTACTTGTTGGCGTACCCGCACCGTGGCCTGCATTGGTTTCAATACGAATAAGCGTTGGATTAGTGCCCGCTTGGTTCGCTTGAAGCTCTGCTGCAAATTTAAATGAATGCGACGGTACAACGCGGTCATCATGATCGCCTGTAGTGATCATAGTCGCCGGATATTCAACCCCTGCTTTTACATTATGAATTGGCGAGTAGCCTTTTAAGTAATCAAACATTTCTTTACTTTGGTCGCTAGTACCGTAATCGTATGCCCAGCCAGCGCCCGCTGTAAAAGTATGATAACGCAGCATATCCAGTACACCTACCGCAGGTAGCGCCACTTGAAATAAGTCAGGTCGCTGGGTCATTACGGCACCGACTAATAACCCGCCGTTTGAACCACCTCGCAGTGCTAGGCGCTTTTTAGAGGTGTATTTTTTATCTTGTAAGTATTGTGCGGCGGCAATAAAGTCGTCAAATACGTTTTGCTTTTGCAATTGCGTACCCGCTTTATGCCACTCTTTACCATACTCACCGCCACCACGAATGTTTGCCACTGCGTATACGCCGCCTTGCTCAAGCCAAGCCGCTGTTGTAGAGCTAAAGCGAGGTGTTAAGCTTATATTAAAGCCACCATAGCCATATAAAATAGTTGGGTTGCTACCGTCTAATTTAATATCACTTTTGTAAGTAATAATCATCGGTACTTTAGTGCCATCTTTAGAGGTATAAAATACTTGCTCAGAGGTGTAGTTGTCGCTATTAAAATCAATCCCTGACTTACGATATACTTTAGACTCACCACTTTGTACGTCAAAACTGTAAGTCGTGCCAGGTGTTTTGTAGTTAGTAAATGAGTAATAAAGCGTAGTTTGCTCTTTTTTACCGCCAAAGCCACTCGCTGTACCAACACCTGGTAAGCTAATTTCGCGGATCAATTCGCCTTTTTTGTTGTACTGTTTCACTTTAGAAATAGCATCAACCATGTAGTTGGCAAAAAACGTATTTCCGCCAAGCGTTACATTAAGTACGTTTTCGGTTTCTGGAATAAAGTCTTGCCAGTTTTCAGGTTGCGGGTTGCTTGCATCAACCGTCACTACTTTTTTATTCGGAGCATTTAAGTTAGTAACCAAAAATAGCTTGCTGCCTTCGTTATCAATCACACTGGTATCAGAGTCGGTATTACCCACTACGGTAACAAACTCGCTATCTGGCTTAGTTAAATCTTTAATAAATAACTTATTGCCTGAGGTCGATACGCTAGCACTAATAAACAAATAACGGCCATCTTTGGTCGCTTTGGCGCCTACATAACGGTGTTTTTGCTCAGCGGTATCGCCAAATACTAGCGTATCCTCGCTTTGGGCTTGGCCTAATTTATGGTAGTACACTTTATGTTGATCAGTTTTTGCAGAAAGCTCACTGCCCTCTGGCTTATCGTAGCTTGAATAATAAAAACCATCATTTGCCAACCAACTTACGCCACTAAATTTAACATCAACCAGTGCTTGCTCTACTTGCTCTTTGGTTTCGGTGTCTATAACAATGATTTTACGCCAATCACTGCCACCTTCCGATATTTGGTATGCTAACAATGAGCCATCTTCTGAAAATGATAAGCCCGACATTGAAGTGGTACCATCTTCACTAAAGGTATTAGGATCTAAGAAAATCTCAGCCTCGCCGCCGTCTTTACTGCGGTATAAAACGTACTGATTTTGCAGGCCATCATTTTTGTAAAAATAGGTGTAATCACCTTCGGTGAACGGCGCGCTGATTTTTTCGTAGTTCATTAACTTTTCAAGGCGCTGCTTTAACGTATCTCTGTACGGTATTTGCTCTAAATATGAAAAGGTTAGGTTATTTTGTGTTTTAACCCATTGAGCCGTTTCATCACTCATATCATCTTCTAACCAACGATACGGATCAGCCACATTTTCACCAAAGTAAGTGTCAACCACTGTGCCTTTTTTAGTTTCAGGGTAATCTAGAGAGTTAACTGCTTTCATTGCTGTTTTTACTTCATTTTGAGAGGTGTTTTCTGCAGGTTGTGAACAACCCGCAAGTGCGATTACAACCGCACAGGTAAGTGTTTTTTTTAGCATTGTTATTTTATTTCCTTGTTGATAATCACTCTAAGTTATTAACTTTTCCTGCTTTTGTCTATTAAGATGCGGTAAACGTCATTTATCGCTGTTAACCTGCGCTTAGTTACGCTTAAATACATTAATGAACAACGTTTAAACACCAATAGGCTAAGTAATGACAGAAACCCAATCCTTTAAAAGCTTTAAACGCTTTTACCCTTATTACTTAAAAGAGCATCGTAATCAAACCTGCCGTAGATTGCATTTTATAGGCAGTAGTTTAGTACTGTTACTGGCAGGTTATGCGTTTTTTAGCTCACAACTTATGTTGTTATGGTTATTACCAGTGATTGGTTATGGCTTTGCGTGGGTTGGGCATTTCTTTTTTGAAAAAAACCGCCCTGCTACATTTAAGCACCCGTTATATAGTTTATGGGGCGATTGGGTAATGTTTAAAGATATGCTCACAGGTAAAATTAAATGGTAAATGGCGACTTACGCTACAGGCTACTCAAATAGTCCACCTGCTGCTGTAAATAAATTGTAGATTGAATGTAATTCAATTGACCTTGGTTGTAAAAATGGTCTACCTTGACAACAGAAATTTCAATTAGTTCATTAACAATTGAATTACCTGTAGAGCATTGAATGAGGGAAACTAATCATGCAACTAAAACAGCTATTTACAGCAAAAAAAACCATTACACTCAGTGTTGCCGCTGCACTACTTGGCTCGTGGTCGGTAAATGCCGCACAGCAAGAAACACAAGCAGAAGAAAATATTGAACAAATTAGTGTAATTGGCTCTCGCCGACTCGGCCGCACAGTTGAAGACAGCCCAGTTCCGATTGATATCATTAGCGGTGATGCCCTAAAAAGTTCAGGGCAAACTGAAACCAATGCACTACTGAGCACTTTATTACCAAGCTTTAATTTCCCTCAGCCATCAATCACCGATGGCAGCGACCATGTGCGCCCCGCTCAACTGCGTGGCTTAGCACCTGATCACACCTTAGTGCTCGTAAATGGTAAACGTCGCCATAGTAATGCACTGCTTAATTTAAATGGTTCAACCGGTCGTGGGTCATCATCGGTTGATTTAAACGCTATTCCAGCCAATGCCATTGAGCGAATAGAAGTATTGCGCGATGGTGCCGCTGCGCAATATGGCTCAGACGCCATTGCCGGTGTGATTAATATTGTCCTTAAAAGTAATAGCAGTGGCGGCAGCCTAGGTGCTGTATATGGAGCAAACATCACCGAAATGCAGGGTGTGCCTCAACTAGAATCCGTTTCTGAAGATGCCAATGGCAACTTAGCCTTTAATGAAGGCAGCGACCGTTCGCTTACCGACGGCCACACCTTAACCCTGCAAGGTAATATGGGGTTTGAATTGGGCGATAACGGCTTTTTAAGTATTTCTACTGAATATCGCGACCGTAGCTCAACGAATCGCTCTGATTATGACCAGCGCGAAAATTACGCCCGCCTACCTGATGGCTCTCTTGATCCGCGTGAGTTCACATGGGATCGTTACAATCATAACTTTGGTAATGGCACCGTTGAAGACTTCGCGCTGTTTTATAATGCCGGTTATCAGTTAACTAACGATGCCGAGCTTTACTCGTTTGGCTCTTACAGCAAGCGTGAAGGCGAAGGCGGTGGTTTTTATCGTCGCGCACAAGACAGCCGTAACGTAACAGATATTTATCCTGATGGCTTTTTACCGGTGATCACCTCAGATATTGACGATTTTTCATTAGCACTTGGCGTAAAAGGTTTTGCTAATGAATGGAATTACGACGCTTCTGCTGTATACGGCCAAGATGCCTTTAACTTTGGTGTTATTGATAGCTTAAACACCTCATATGGACCTAGCAGTCAAACCAGTTTTGATGCCGGTACACTTACCTACGATCAGCTGACTATTAATCTTGATTTTAGCCGCGAGATTGATGCAGACTTTTTAGCTAGCGGAATTAACGTCGCAGTGGGCGCTGAGTATCGTCGTGAAGGCTACGAAATTCAGGCAGGCGAAGAAGCCTCATACGCACAAGGCACTTTTGGCCCTGGTGGCGCAGTAACCGACCCAGTTAATGGCCCATTTGGCTCTGCAGGTTCGCAAGTATTCCCAGGTTTCACACCTGAGTCTGCGGGTGATAACAGCCGCCATAATGTTAGCCTTTACATTGATTTAGAAGCCTTTATTACAGATAACTGGAACGTTGCCGTCGCTGCGCGTTACGAAGACTACTCTGATTTTGGCGATACGCTTAATGGTAAAATTGCCACACGTTATACGCTAACAGAAGATTTAGCATTACGCGGCTCTGTATCAACCGGCTTTAGAGCGCCCTCTCTGCAACAGCAATATTTTACTTCAGTGGCCACCGTGTTTGTTGATGGTATTCCAACACAAACAGGGACGTTTGCCCCAAGTAGTGATGTAGCCGTTGCATTGGGATCACCGGGCTTAGATGCAGAAGAAGCCACCAACTACGGGGTAGGTTTTACCTGGTCAACCGACTTTAATTTCAGCTTATCTGTGGATTATTACCAAATATTAATTGATGACCGTATTGTGTTATCAAATAACCTGTCGGGTGCAGGTGTAGCAAGCTTACTTGAGGGCACTGGAGCTAACCAAGGGCGGTTTTTCTTAAACGCGATTGATAGCAAAACCCGTGGCGTTGATGTGGTTGCCTCTTACAACCTAATGACCGATAACTACGGTGATGTAGCATTTAATTTAGGCTATAACTACGGCAAAAACGAAGTGACTAATATTATTGCCCCACCCGCTGAGCTACAAAGCGTAGGTGTTGAACAAGATAATTTGTTCTCGGGTAATGAACTGCGTCGTTTTGAAGTAAGTACCCCGCGTAACAAATACAACCTAAGCGCTACATGGACACTAAACGAATGGCGTACCACACTTCGCAGCACTCGCTATGGTGAAACACAAGACCCATCAGAAATTCCAGAGCGTAACGAAGTGCTCAAGCCAAAGTGGATCACCGACTTAGATGTTGCTTATGCACTTAATAACAACATTACTCTGAGCTTAGGCGCGAATAATGTGTTTGATGTATACCCAGATCCAACTCGGGATTTAGTGAGCGATGTAACCACTTTCTCTCGTTTGTTCTCTTACTCGGGCTTTTCGCCATTTGGTTTTAATGGCCGCTATGTTTACGGCAAAGTTGAAATGAAATTTTAAGCTGCAGCTAAAAACAAAAAGCCACACTATTTAGTGTGGCTTTTTAATGAATTTGAACCCGATTAGATTTTAGTTAACCAACCGTGTGTATCTTCACTTTTACCCCATTGAATATCGTTCAATGCTTGGCGTAAACGTGCTGTTGTTGGTCCTGGTTCACCATTACCCACTTTGTATTCTTTATCGTTATGGATAAACGTACCTACTGGTGTTAATACTGCTGCAGTGCCTGAAAGTGCTGCTTCAGTGCCTGGTTTTGCTGCACGCTCTAAAAGCTCAGTTACGGTAAAGTTACGCTCGCTTACCGTCATTCCTAAATCTTTCGCAATGGTTAAAATACTATTACGAGTAACACCATGTAAAAAGGTGCTGTCGAGTGCTTTAGTAATGATTTCGTTGCCATCAATTAATATGAAGTTGGCCGCGCCGGTTTCTTGCACATCGCCACCTGGGCAAAATAAAATTTGGTCGGCTTTATATTTAGTGCGCGCTGCTGATATTGGGCCAAGCGCGCTAGCATAGTTACCACCGCTTTTAATCATACCCATATGCGGGGCACAGCGCATGCCGTCTTCTTCTAATAAAACACGTAACGCGGTAGCACCACCTGAAAAGTAGTCACCCACTGGCGATAATAACGTATAAAGCAATGAGCTCATTGAAGGCGCAGCCGCTTTGCCAATGGCAGCTTCAGTACCAATGTGGGTTGGGCGAATATACATAGAACCAGGAGGAAGCGGCGTTTCATCGGCGTATTCACGAACAATATCGATGATCATTGTTTTTAGCATCTCGCCATCAACCGCTGGTAAACTTAATAATTCAGAACTTTGCTGCATACGCGCAATATTTGCATCCATTCTAAAAATATTTACCGAACCATCTTCATGGCGAAAGGCTTTTAAACCTTCAAAACATGTACTTGAATAATGAAGAACGTGTGCACCTGCATGCAACTCAAGCTTATCGCAAGGAACAATTGAGCTTTCGCCCCACTGATTGTCAGAAAACTTAGCTTGAATCATCTGCGGCATAAACACAGTACCAAATGCGGCCATTTTTATTCTCTCTTGTGTGGTCTATTTTTCTCCATTGTATGACAACCCGCTACTATTTAACCATAGCAAAACAGGCTGTTTTTAAATTAATTAGACGAATTTTTTGCATGTACTGATGATTATTTAATCAAAAAAGCACTTGCTAACTCTTTAATGCAATAATCAGCTAACAATTTAAGGCTAGCTGATTATTTAATGCATACATTATAGTAGCGGCTATTTTATTAACCTCTATTTAAATGAATAACGAAATATACGTTTTAACACCGAGGTATATTGGTGAAAAAAACCGCCGGTGTTGTATGCAATGCCCTGCTTTTGTAAAGCAGCTTGCACTTGTGGTGCTATTTCTTGGTAGCGTGACGATGGCATATCAGGAAATAAGTGGTGTTCAATTTGAAAACTTAAATGCCCCGTTAAAATATGAAACCAACGCGCCCCTTTAATGTTTGACGACCCAAGCGCTTGGCGATAATACCACTGACCCTGGCTTTCGTTTTCACAATCTTGCTCGTAAAAGGTATGCGTTTGCTCGGTAAAATGGCCACAAAAAATAATGGTTGATGTCCATAAATTACGAATTAGGTTCGCCAATAAGTTACCGCTTAGCACCCATAAAAACAGAGGCCCCGCTAAAAGTGGAAACAGCACATAGTCTTTAATTAATTGGCGCGCCCCTTTACTAAAAAAGCGTTTTTTTAACGTACTATGCGCTACAGCCCCTTTGCGGTTTGGCTTCTTTTTACCTATAAACACACGCTCACCCGCCAGCTCATGGTACGACACGCCCCACTGAAATAGCACACTTAAATTTAAATAGGTAATAAACTGCCAAGTATTTTTTAAACGCCATTTAAAGTCATTACTTAATCTTAATAAGCCATAACCAAAATCGCGGTCTTTGCCAATAATATTAGTGTAAGTATGGTGCTCAAAATTGTGTACTCGGTTCCAACTTTGGCCGTCGCAGGCTATATCCCACTCGTATGTTTTTGAATTAAGCTGTTTGTCGTTCATCCAATCGTATTGACCATGCATTACATTGTGGCCAATTTCCATGTTGTCGAGAATTTTAGCCAAAGCCAGTAACAACACACCCGCCACCCACAATAAAGGCTGTACAAAACCAAGCATTAATAAAATGCGCCCACCTATTTCGCACAGTCGCTGCTTGCGGACAATAGAGCGTATATAATTAGCATCCTTTTGCCCTACTTTGGCAAACGTCGACATTTTTATGCCATCTAAATCTTCGGCTAATTGTTGATAATTTATGGTTGTCATAGCTGTAACTCCAAATCACTGACCGCTTGGCTAACACACAGTTGAATTAACTGCTCGCCGTTATCTGATAACTCACCGGTTTTTAAATTGCGCACCACGCCCGTTTTTTTAATGCACTGGCATTGATGACAAATACCAATCCCACACCCTCGCTGCACAGGTAGTTTTTTTGCCTCAAACTGAGTTAACAACACCTCATTCGCTGCTACGTCGTGGTGATCATTATTAATTTTTACAGTAAATTGACTGTCATCATTTAAGCTTGGCAATGCAAGGCCAAAGGCTTCTTGGTAATAGGTTAAATGATGCTGGTTTGCAAAATGTGCAATTTTTTGCATAAACGCTGCTGGCCCACAGCAGTAAATATCAGGATTGTCATCGATGTTTATATGCGTAGTTAATTGCGGGCTCATATCGCGAGTGAGTAACAAGTAAGAAAAATGCGCATAACGCTCTGCTAATGCGGCAAGTTCTTCAACGCATTGGTGCTCATTAGCTTTTGCAAAATACAGTAATTTGATAGTGTGCTGAGTATTTGCTAATTGCTGGCTAAGCATTGCCAGCATAGGTGTAATACCCGAGCCACCAGCAACAAAGGTGCTGGCTTTATGCCAGCTTTTAAATACAAAGTCGCCACTTGGCGCAGAAATATTACACCACGACGGCGCCTTTAATGTGCTTTGCAACTGAGCTGTAAAACGTCCTTGCTCATTGGTTTTAATTAAAACTCGCAGCAATCCGGTTGCTTTGTATTGCGCGGGGCTGCAAGCAATCGTAAATACACGGGTAAGCAAACGCCCGTTGAGCTCAAGCGTTAAACTAATATACTGGCCCGCAATGTGGGCGCGCCACTGTTTATTGGGTTTAAGCGTTACACTTAAAAACTGACCACTCAACGCGTGTACATCAACAATTTGCGCACGAAAAAAGCCGGCTCGCCATGCAGGTTTAACGACCTGTATTAAAGGCTCTATGTAAGCGGCAAAGCTTTGATGGTGTAAAAACCATTTTGAAAATTGGTCTAATACCGAAGTTAGCATGGTTATTAATTCTCTACTTAAATCGACTACCCATCACTTTGTGTTAAGCGAATTCAAGCAAACACATGTGCTGGGCTTTAAATATTTGAGCCTACACGTGTAAGCTCAACTTTCAGCGCACAAGTGTACGCTCGAATTTTTAAATTTCAACCCTAATAGAGTAATTATTCAATTTTTTTAAAGCGGTCTTTAATTCCTATACCCGTAAAGTTAGTTAAACACCTGAGGGACATAAACAAGCTCATTAAGCTAAAAACCAACATTAAAGCGGTTAAATAGCGTGCAATTTCATTCATCCCAAATACTTAACACTGTGATCAATAGCGTGCTAAGGTAGTTAAAATTTAGTTAATTTTGGAAGCCATTATGAACAAAGTAACAACGCGTAAAAAATTTTCTACACTCGCCACAGCCAGTTGTGCATTGGCATTTTCGGCGCTTAC contains:
- a CDS encoding fatty acid desaturase family protein, with product MTTINYQQLAEDLDGIKMSTFAKVGQKDANYIRSIVRKQRLCEIGGRILLMLGFVQPLLWVAGVLLLALAKILDNMEIGHNVMHGQYDWMNDKQLNSKTYEWDIACDGQSWNRVHNFEHHTYTNIIGKDRDFGYGLLRLSNDFKWRLKNTWQFITYLNLSVLFQWGVSYHELAGERVFIGKKKPNRKGAVAHSTLKKRFFSKGARQLIKDYVLFPLLAGPLFLWVLSGNLLANLIRNLWTSTIIFCGHFTEQTHTFYEQDCENESQGQWYYRQALGSSNIKGARWFHILTGHLSFQIEHHLFPDMPSSRYQEIAPQVQAALQKQGIAYNTGGFFHQYTSVLKRIFRYSFK
- a CDS encoding flavin reductase family protein, which produces MLTSVLDQFSKWFLHHQSFAAYIEPLIQVVKPAWRAGFFRAQIVDVHALSGQFLSVTLKPNKQWRAHIAGQYISLTLELNGRLLTRVFTIACSPAQYKATGLLRVLIKTNEQGRFTAQLQSTLKAPSWCNISAPSGDFVFKSWHKASTFVAGGSGITPMLAMLSQQLANTQHTIKLLYFAKANEHQCVEELAALAERYAHFSYLLLTRDMSPQLTTHINIDDNPDIYCCGPAAFMQKIAHFANQHHLTYYQEAFGLALPSLNDDSQFTVKINNDHHDVAANEVLLTQFEAKKLPVQRGCGIGICHQCQCIKKTGVVRNLKTGELSDNGEQLIQLCVSQAVSDLELQL